GGATTTTCAATGACCATGAGAGGGCGAACCACTTTATTTCTTATATTAAAATTCTGTTCAAAGAGTAAAAAATCATCCGCTAACCAAAATGGTTTGTTTTGAGAAATTTGCTGGATAAATCTTCTTGCAGCTGATTTTTTAATAAGATAGCCCACCGTACCAGCAAAATAACTTTTATAAGGGAAAGCGTAATTTACATTGCCTGTTTTTTTGCATAAAAAAGAAAAGGTTGTCGGATAATTAATTTCTAAATCAAAATCATTGAAATCATTAATTTTGGACTGTCCAACCAATACAATTTCAGACTCAAGTTTTTCTGATAAAAGTGCGGTTAAATTTTGCTGAAAATCTGAGTGGAATAAAGCGTCGTCTTCACAAACTAACGCATAACTATCTTCAGCGATTTCGTTGTCTTCAACAATTTTTTGGTACACAGAAAGATGGCTTAATGTACAGCCAATTTCGCCCTTAGTGACATTACGGCTATAATGTGCTTTAAATTGTTCAATATTAAAAATAGCAGCTAATTCATCCCAATCTTTTTGCATGGTATTAATGGCAGAAAAAATTTGGAAATCCTCAGTATTTTTTTGAGAAAAGAATAATTCCCGACGCTGAATATCTTTATCTAAAGAGATCAAATATTTTTTTAACATACAATTATTCCTTATAAAATCGCTTTCCATTCTTCAATAATTTTCTCAATGCCATAATCTTCACTCATTACACGAGATTTGTCTGACATTTGTTGATAAAGTTCAAGATTATTCATTAATAAATCTAAACCATTAACCATTTCTTCAACATTATTTTTTTCACAAAGAAAACCATTTTCTTTATGCTCCACTAATTGCTTGACGCCAGGAGAACAATTAAAGGCAACAATAGGTAAGCCAAATGCCATTGCTTCAATAACAACTAAAGGCAGCCCTTCTGTTTGCGAAGGTAAACAATAAATTGAACTGCGTTCATAATAAAAAGCGACATCATTGGTACGAGGAATAAAATTAACTGAATCTTCAATATCCAATGCTTTAGCAAGATTTTTTAAATTCTCTTCTTCCTCACCAGATCCCACTATTTTTAAATTCCAATCTGGGTGATTTTTTGCTAAAACTTGCCAGGCTTTTAATAAATAATCAAAACCTTTATAAGAAAATAAATGGCCTACAGATAAAATAGTTTTATTTTCCAATTTTGCTAATTTATTCTTTGGTAAAAGCGTATTTGGGTTAGCAATACTGATTATATTGTTCGTTTTAAATTTTTCTTGCCACAGTTTTTTTTCTGACTCGGTTAATGTAACGACTTTATCACATCTTGTTGAAGCTAAATATTTACCGAGAGTGCGAACTAGACGATTTCCAGTAAAGTTAAAAGAATAATGCTCCCATAAAATATGCTTTACATGTAAATTGACTAACGCCAAAGCAGAAAAGAGCATAATCGCACCATCAACCACAATTAAGGTATCCAGCTGCAATTCTTTAACCAATTTTCTTAATTTTTTTGTAATAGAAAAATAATCTTTTTTCAATGAATAGGGCAATTTATTCATTGCGTAAATATTAATTTTTTCATCGACTTGGAAAAAAGGCTTATTACCGCCAATGCTAATAAAAGAAACATCATATCCCTGTTTAGCGAGAGCATTGGCAATATTAATAGAAACTCGCTCCGTCCCACCCGCACTTTCGATATTCATAATAAAGAAACCAATTTTTTTCATCTTAAATTTCCTTATAAATCGTTAATCCAAGTTCTGGGAATGAATCGTAACAAAATTGCCATCTTGGAATACTCGTTCTAATAAAACGAATTTCTACATTAGGATGACTTAATAAATTAAACGCAACTGAACTGAAGAACGTGTAAATAATCACTTTTTTATTCGATAAACTCTTAAATACGTAATCTTCAAAAATGAGTTCTGATTCAACATAATTTACCCCATCTACTCGGTAATCTTCTGCAGGATGAGGGAAATAATAGTCAAAAGGAATCAGATCTTTTAATTTTTTTATTAATGAGATGTTTTCCTCTTTTGTATTTAACAAGGGCTGTCCAATAAAAAATGAGACCTCGCCATCTATCTCACCATCTACTTTATTATCCCATAAGGAAATAGGTTCAACATTGGAAACAATATTTTTGTAATTAGGATAAACCGTATAATGTTTTTTTATTTTTTTAAATAATTTATGCACACTATATTTATCGCCAATAAAAGCTTTAATCAGTTTATATTTAAATGTATCAGGCTCTCTCAATAAATTAGGGTGTGGGAAAATATTATCTGAGCCATCATCAAAGGTATAAAGCTCTTTAAATGAAACATGGCTAAGATAAGTTTGTAGCCATAATGAATTAAGATTGGCGAGAAAAACCTTATCAAAACCTTTGTGCGTAATTTTATTCTTAAGCTGGCGCATTAACTTGAGAGAATCGAAACCTTTTAGATCTTTTCCCGTATCAATGTTCATCGAATCACTACAAACCTCCGCTAATTTACTCGCGTACAAGGTTCTTTTTTTATCCCATACACCACCAAACATGACGCCAAAGAATTGCTCGTTAGGATGTAATTCAATGATTTTTCTCGCAATTAATACTTGCAATGGTGTGCAACAAAGAATGAGATTCATAGGGTTTTACTCACTTTAGATGTCATAAAATAAAGAATAGGAATAATGGAAAGCGAACCAATAATTCCAGCATAAGGGATATATTTAATTTCTGTAAAAGTTAAAGCCACAAGGCTCGCTACATAAATAATTGTAGATAAAACCGAACATTGGGAAATAAGTTTATTTTTACCATAATAGAAAAGATAATTAACTAAAATCAAATAAGGAATACTTAATGTGGTCGAAATTAAAAATAAAATAAAATAATATTTCGTTCCCATAAATTGGCTACCTAAAATCCAAACTAGTACATCTTCAGGTATAATCCACATTATTAAGGCAGGAATAGGTATCAGCAAAAATGAAAATAACGCCCATTTATGTAACTGTTGAATCACTAATTTTTTTTGTTTTAAGGCTTCATAAAAATAGGGAATGATCGCTTTATTAAGTGCTTGAATCGCAATAGAAACGACCAAAGCAAGTTGAGCGCCCATTGCATAAAGCCCTAAATCTGTTTCACTGAATTTGTGATAAATAAAAATACGGTCTAACTGCCCTTTTAAAAAAAAGCTCGCATGATGCAAAATGAGCGGCAATCCAAATCCTAAAATATAAAATAATGCGGATTGATAATGTTTAAATTGATATTTTTTAGATGTTGCACTCTTTCTGTAAAGAAAATAAGAAAAAAGCCAAACGACCAAATTGCTCAATAAAATTGCCAAAATTCTTTTTTGAACAAGATCATTTTGATAATACTCAAGCAATGCGACGGTAAATACCGCACCAGTAACAGTGAGTGAAAATTGAATAAAAGCATAGGACCAAGCCTTTTTCTGGCATTGTCTTACACTTAGCTGAACATTTAAGAAAGATTGAAAAATTGAAGAAAGTGCGGCATAAAATAATATTTCAGACTGAGCAATCCAACAGCCAATTAAAATAATACTGCCAATTATCGTGGTATAAGCATAGCCGGTATTCACCACTAAATTTAATGAACGTTTTCCGTAAAAATAAAAATAACGGGAAATTGCGCCCTCTTGAGTTAAAGAAACCACAATTAAAAATAAACTTAAAAAAGTTTGATAATAAGAAAGTGAGCCATACCCTTCTACGCCCAATTTACGCGATAAATAAGGCAAAAGTAAAAAAGGAACTAACTTTGACGATAATTCCCCAACAAGGTAAATGACACTGTCTTTAAAAACTTTCATAAATATAACCGCACTTTTGATGAATTCGAGCGTTTGTTTATCAAAAAATAAGGGGCTTATTTTAACAAAATCAACATAGACAAGCTATGACTAATCATTATAATGAAACCGCTCTATATCAAGGATCTTATCTATGTTGGAACTAGGAAAACTTCTTACCGCACTTATCGCGCCACCTCTCAATACCTTTGTATTACTGATTATTGCAGCAATTTTTTATCGTGTTCATTTCAAAAAATTAGCCAAATTTATTGCGTTTATCAGTTTCACTTGGCTTTATGTCATGAGTGCGCCTTTTACTGGTTTATTGCTAACAGATAATGATGATTCTCCAGCCCTTACCCTAGATGACTATAAACAAGCTCAAGCCATCGTCATATTAGGCGGTGGATCTTACCCCACTAAAGAACTGTATGCAGAAACTGCTTCTGGCGCACCGCAACTAGAACGGTTACGTTATGCGGCATTTTTACAAAAAGAAACTGGCTTGCCTGTTTTAACCACGGGCTATTCTTTGATAGGCATTTCTGAAGGCGACTTAATGGCAAAAGAACTTAACCAATTCTTTAATGTACCAACACAATGGATCGAAAATAAAGCCAGTAATACGGAAGAAAATGCCAGTTTCACTAAAAATATTTTAGTTAAAGATAATATTCAAAAAATTATTTTAGTAACAAATCAATGGCATATGAAACGAGCCAAATACCTTTTTGAAAAACAAGGATTCGATGTACTTCCTGCTGCAGCGGCAAGCTATGGCAGCAAAGGAAATTTATCTGCAAAATCTTTTGTTCCTGACTTAGGTGCATTGAATAGCAATATGGTTTTATTAAAAGAGTGGATTGGTTATTGGAAAGCCCATTACGCACAATAATTTGCTTATAAAAATGAATCTTCTTTGATGAAAATCACAGATGGCACATATATTTTCGGTTACCATAAAAATCACTCAATTTGATGTAGAGAACAAGTTATGAACGGAATCGAATTACGCATTAAAGGCAAAGTGCAAGGTGTGGGATTTCGCCCTTTTGTGTGGTTGTTAGCAAATGAGCATGGCCTAAAGGGCGATGTAAATAATGATGGACAAGGGGTATTAATTCGATTTGTAAATCCAGAAAAAGAAGCACTCACGCATTTTTTAAAAGATTTACAGGAAAAACTACCGCCCTTAGCTTTAATCACAGATATTCAGCAATGTGAAAAACACTGGGAAAATCCACCGCACTTTGCTGAATTTGTAATCCGAGAAAGCGAAAACAATGCAATGGACACACAAATTGTGCCTGATGCTGCCACTTGCCCCGCTTGCGTAGAAGATTTATTCAATCCTGAAAATCGTCGTTATCACTACCCTTTCACTAATTGCACCCATTGCGGACCTCGTTTTACAATCATCAAAAAAATTCCTTATGATCGTAAAAATACATCGATGTCGGATTTTCCTTTCTGCCCAGATTGTGAACATGAATATAAAAATCCAGCAGATCGCCGATTTCATGCCCAACCTAATGCCTGCCCAGTTTGCGGCCCGCATATCTGGTTACAAGATACCGAACATCAACTCGCAACACATCAAACAGCCTTAAAACAAACCGCACTTTTACTAAAAGAAGGAAAAATTTTGGCAATCAAAGGGCTTGGTGGTTTTCATTTGGCTTGTGATGCACAGAATTTCGATGCGGTTCAATTACTGCGAGATCGTAAACATCGTCCGAGCAAACCTCTTGCCATAATGGTGCCAAGCTTAGATTTTTTACAAAATTTAACAGAAACCGAAATCAAACTACTCACTAGCACAGCTGCACCAATCGTTTTGTTACAAAAAAATAAAGTGTCCAATCTCGCAGAAAATATCGCCCCGAATCTAAATGAAATTGGGGTGATGTTACCGAGTAATCCATTACAGCATTTGCTTTTACGTGAAATCAATCAACCGCTCGTCATGACATCTGCCAATCCTAGTGGCGAACCACCTGTTTTAGATAACGAAAGTGCGGTGAAAAAATTAAGTAATTTAGCAGATTTCTATCTTTGCCATAATCGCGATATTTTGCAACGCACTGATGATAGCTTAGTGAGAGCCTCTTTTGATGGTATGGAAACGCTACGCCGAGCTCGTGGCTACGTTCCTGATGAAATGCTATTGAAAACGGAAAATACAAAAAATATCTTAGCGTTGGGTTCTGATCTTAAAAATACATTTTGCCTACTAAAACAAAATAAAGCCGTTGTTAGCCAACATATTGGTGATACCGCCAACGAGCTTGTGCAACAACAATTAGAAAATAATATCGACTTATTTTGCCAAATTTATCAATTCAAACCAGATTTAATTGTGGTAGATGCGCACTCAGGTTATTTTTCATCAAAAATGGGGAAAAATCTCGCACAAAAATTATCGGTACCTTATGTGGAAGTTTTACATCATCATTCACATATCGCCGCTGTATTAGCAGAACATCGTTGTGATGAAAAAGTCATTGGTCTTGCTTTAGATGGAATTGGAATGGGGGCTAACGGGCAACTTTGGGGCGGAGAATGCTTATTAGTGGATGGAGAACAATCTCAACATTTAGGTGGATTGCCCGCCGTTGCTTTGCCCGGTGGCGATCTTGCAGCCACTCAATCTTGGCGTAATTGGCTTGCTCATCTTCAAAAATTTGTACCCAATTGGCGTGAAATTGCGGCTAAAACTTGTTCCAAATTGCCTTGGGAGCCGCTTTCCAATGCCATTGAACGTAATCTTAATTCCCCTCTTATTTCATCGGCTGGTAGATTATTTGATGCCGTAGCTTATGGATTAGGTATTGTGAGTGACAAACTCTCTTGGGAGGGTGAGGCTGCTTGTTATTTAGAAGCGCTGGCCACACAATCTGATTTTATCAAAGATGAAAAAAGTGCGGTCAATATTCAGGTTAAAATGCCAATCAAAAATAATCAATTAGATTTAGCCACATTTTGGCAAAGTTGGCTGGCTTACAATGATTCAAAAGAAAATAAGGCATTTGTTTTCCATTATGCTCTGGCAAAAGGTTTTGCTGAGTTAGCTCGTCAGCAAGCAAAACGCCACAATTGCAAAACCATTGTACTTTCAGGCGGTGTAATGCATAACCAATTATTACGTCGTTTATTAAAACAAGCGCTTGCAGAATTTAATGTGTTAAGTGCACATCAATATCCAATGGGAGATGGCGGATTAAGTTTAGGGCAAGCGATGATCGCATCAAGATTGTCTAGCTAATGCCAAATTCATTTAAGCAAATGTTGCTTATTAACATATAAAAAACGATCGCAAGTTAAGCGATCGTTTTTTATGAATGAAGGCAATTACAATCGAGTAATTTCGCCTAAATCGCCCCCATCCTTCAAAAATTCATAGAAAAATTCTACCGAACTTTTTACAGCTTCACTCATCGGAAAACCAAAGGAAATAAGATCGGGCTGGATACCAATAAAAATAACCTCAGGAATATCTTCCTCTAATTGCTCGATTAAAAAATTAAGTGGCAAATTATGCTAGTTATACAAAAATGTGGATTTAAAACACAATATTCTACTCCACTTCACCAAGTAGTTTATTCAGTCTAGCGATCTCTTTTCTTTGCATTTCTATTATTTCATTTTTATGTGTTAGTAGTTCTTCTTTATGAGCAAGTTCAGTCTTTAGTTGAGCAAGCTCAAATGTCAGCCCGTGTGAAGAGCCTATGATATTAATATTGCTATCACTTTCCTGAAATAAAACGACATTGCGTTCACCAACTGACATTAACTCAATAATATCCATATCCAAAATATTAACAATTTGTTCTAACTTTGGAATATTTAACCTTGTTTCCCCACGTTCGATTTTAGCGTAACCATTTGTTGACATCCCTAATTTATTAGCCATCTCTTCTTGAGATAAATGTTTACTTTCTCTTAAAAACTTAATTTTTTCATTCACTTTCATACTTAAACCCACATTTTAGGAAGAATTACAAACATTACGTTGTTTGAAGAACATAATGCCAACTAGCATAATATACACGATTTTACCCTCCTAAATAACTATATGGAATCACAAAAATGAATTGGTATATTCAAGTTTTAAAAAATTATGCAACATTTAGCGGACGAGCAAGAAGAAAAGAGTATTGGATGTTCGCGCTTATCCATTTTGTTGTCTTCATTATTCTAAGCATTTTAGATGGAGCCTTAGGAATGATAACCGAATCAGGCTTTGGTATTCTTTCTGGTATCTATGGTTTAGCGACTTTATTACCTGCTTGGGCTGTATGTGTAAGAAGATTACATGATACCAATCGCAGTGGCTGGTGGGTGCTTATCTCAATTATTCCGCTAATTGGTTTTATCGTATTATTAGTATTTATGTGCTTAGATAGTAAGCCTGAAGCTAATAAATATGGCGATGCTACAAAATAATTAAATCTATTTCTAGGAGGGTAAAATGTCAAAAAACACTTGGCAAATATTTAAAGAAGAATATCAGATATTTTGTTCATCTTTAAACATTAAGCAATCGCTTATTCCACTTATCATTATTACATTAACAATACTGATTTCAGTAAAGATCATTTATGAACCAAAATATTTAAGGTGGTCTGCCATTGGAATGAGTGTAGTAGTTTTATGTTGGACTAATCGTCTTCCTAAAAGGTAATTTTTATGAAAAAACTAATTTTGGCTTCAACTGCTTGTTTATTGCTATCCGGTTGTTTTTCTGAACTACCAAAATGTGATGATACTGAAGTAAAAAAAACGTTAGATAGTATGATTACGACTAACTTAAGAACATTAGATCGCTCGCTTAAGTTCATTGATGTAAAAAATATTGAAGAAACAGGATTTAATAAAAATAAAGAAATTCGTCTTTGTACTGCTGATATTCTAATCTCTAATGGAGAAGAAGAAAGTATTATTTACAATATTCACTGGCAAAATAAAAAGAATTCAATGTTTTATGTTGAAATTCAAGAATAACTCTCTCTTAAAATCTACCGAAAAAGGTAGATTTTATTCTATAAAAATCAACTAAATTAGGTTTTATATGAACAAATTACTACTACCTGTAATACTTGGGCTCTGTGCATTCAATACTCAAGCGGTAATGAATCCCAATACCCCTTTAGGTAAAGACACGTCAGGAAAAATAATTACCTATAAAGATTTTGAAAAAGTTTTTATAAAAGAACTTTCAAAAGGTGTAAAAATAGCAGAGAAAAACAATGAAGAAATTGAAGCCTGGGACTTTATTGAAGCAGTAAATGGCATTCGATGTGATGTGGCAACTGAAGTATTAGGAAAGGCACAAAGTACAGAAGGATTAGGCAATAAATATCCTACTGAATTATTCGAAGCAGCAATGCATGTAACAGAAAAATGCTTAATGAAAGAGAAATCGATCTTTAAAGCAGAATAAATTAAAGGACATAAAATGAAATTATTACACAAATCTTTGTGTATCTTTTTATTTGGATTGTCGACTATAAGTCAAGCATCTAAATATAATGATTCTGAATATGAACAAGCATTAGATAATCTTGTTACGTCCATACAAATGTTAGAAGAAGAAAATGTTCTTCAAGATAATCTTGATTATATCAAAACAATGCTATCTGAAATGAAGTGCTTAAATCTCACGCGCGTATCCAGTGATCTTGATGAAAAACCATTAAAAACATCAACAAGATTGCTTGTTAATCAACAAGTAAACGAGTTATTAAATGATTGTAATAAGCCGTCACAAGTTGCAAATACTCAAGTAAAAAATGAAGAATTAAATAAAAAAGACGCTGAAACTTCCAGATTTAGAGGTGTATATGAAAGTTTAAGAGATGAACAACGTTCAGATATTCCATTTAAACTATTAACATCAAATGATAAATATTATTCAAATGGAAAGGAACGGTATTTTAAAGATGTATTAGGAGAAATGGAATTTTTTATTAAAAGGCTAAGCTCAGATAATGTATTAAATTTTAATAATCTTATTGATACTATATCAGGGACTGAATGTTTACTCGCAGCGTCAATGTTTCATAACCTTGTTGAATCAGGTCCTGAACTTAGAAAAACCATTAGTGATCAAGAAATGAAAATAATTATTAAGGTAAGAAATGAAATATTTAGAACTTGCCAATCTCCTAAGCAAATATTTCAACCTGTAGATTAAAAAATAGCAAGCCTACTTTAGGCTTGCTTATTTTTCATCTACAATCTCGTTATTTCAGATAAATCCCCATGATCTCTCAAAAATCCATAGAAAAATTCCACCGCACTTTTTACAGCTTCAGTCATCGGAAAACCAAAAGAAACAAGATCGGGCTGGATACCAATAAAAATAACCTCAGGAATATCTTCCTCTAGTTGCTCGATTAAAAAATTAAGTGGCAAATTATGCGTGCTGACGAAGAACATTTCGGCAATAAGTTCTTTATCGATAATACGAATTTTGCCAACAGGCAATTCCATTTCTGTTGCATCAAAGATAATTAAACGCTTTGGTTTCATGGCTCGGATCTGATGCACAAGATTTTCTGGTGCTGAACCACCATCAAGTGCGGTCCAATTTGGCAACGGATTTTCACTACAAAGCTGAGCAAGATAAGGACCTGCACCGTCATCGCCCATCATTGTGTTACCAACAGTTAGAATTACATTTTCATTCATCACGACGTTTCACCATAATATACATCACAGGTTCACGCTGGATGGAAGCAAGCGTGTCCATTAAAATATCGACCCATTTTTGATGTTCAGGCGAAAAATTAGCTCTATTTTCATCAAGTGCCTTAGCCAATAAATTCACATGACTCGAATCAATCACAATTTCGCCAAATTTCATCAAGCCCGCAAATTTACGTTTTGCATCGCCTTCAGGGAAGGTATCTACAAAACGTTGATAATCTGCATAATCACAAATTAGCAATTTTTTAAAGCAGTCAATTACTCCAACGTGGTGACCAATCGCAAGGGAATAATACATTACTTGCTTGGCTTGCTCTGGAACTTGCTCATCGTTTTCAACAAAACGCTCATTGAGTAAATAGAAAAAAACTTGGGTTGTCATGGTACGTCCTATAAAACTTGTAAAGTAATTTCTTCGCTAATCAATACTGCCAAATCTCCCCTTACCCCTCTTTGCTAAAGAGGGGGATTTCTCTTTAGCAATAAAGCGTCTTCTCTCTCATTTTAATTTTCTGTTCTTAATGCAGAAAACTAGATTGAAATTGACTGCTCTTATTCCCCTCTTTAGCAAAGAGGGGTAAGGGGAGATTTGGCAGAAATCAAAACGGAGCTATTAGTTTATTTAGCAATCATTAGGCTATCCCGAAAACGGCATACTAATTGCATGTAATCGGTTTACGATTTCACTCAAACGAGGATCCGCTTCACGTTCCAAAAATTCGCCAAGGCGAACGCCAAACGGAACCTGATCTTTTTCAGACATCATACTCATAAATTGATTAGCAATGTCTCCACCTTGTCGATAACCCGCCAAACGACGCGCTTCACGTTCTAATTCCACGCGTAAATCTAATGGAATATTTGGGAAACGTAATTTAGCCTCAGCATTAGGATCGGCAATTTCTTGTTTACCTTTGAGTTTTT
This portion of the Haemophilus haemolyticus genome encodes:
- the lsgD gene encoding lipooligosaccharide biosynthesis galactosyltransferase LsgD, with translation MLKKYLISLDKDIQRRELFFSQKNTEDFQIFSAINTMQKDWDELAAIFNIEQFKAHYSRNVTKGEIGCTLSHLSVYQKIVEDNEIAEDSYALVCEDDALFHSDFQQNLTALLSEKLESEIVLVGQSKINDFNDFDLEINYPTTFSFLCKKTGNVNYAFPYKSYFAGTVGYLIKKSAARRFIQQISQNKPFWLADDFLLFEQNFNIRNKVVRPLMVIENPVLISNLESIRGSLSNNLFKKLMKYPLKKIFAIKKNLAN
- the lsgC gene encoding lipooligosaccharide biosynthesis family 4 glycosyltransferase LsgC; the protein is MKKIGFFIMNIESAGGTERVSINIANALAKQGYDVSFISIGGNKPFFQVDEKINIYAMNKLPYSLKKDYFSITKKLRKLVKELQLDTLIVVDGAIMLFSALALVNLHVKHILWEHYSFNFTGNRLVRTLGKYLASTRCDKVVTLTESEKKLWQEKFKTNNIISIANPNTLLPKNKLAKLENKTILSVGHLFSYKGFDYLLKAWQVLAKNHPDWNLKIVGSGEEEENLKNLAKALDIEDSVNFIPRTNDVAFYYERSSIYCLPSQTEGLPLVVIEAMAFGLPIVAFNCSPGVKQLVEHKENGFLCEKNNVEEMVNGLDLLMNNLELYQQMSDKSRVMSEDYGIEKIIEEWKAIL
- the lsgB gene encoding lipooligosaccharide biosynthesis sialyltransferase LsgB codes for the protein MNLILCCTPLQVLIARKIIELHPNEQFFGVMFGGVWDKKRTLYASKLAEVCSDSMNIDTGKDLKGFDSLKLMRQLKNKITHKGFDKVFLANLNSLWLQTYLSHVSFKELYTFDDGSDNIFPHPNLLREPDTFKYKLIKAFIGDKYSVHKLFKKIKKHYTVYPNYKNIVSNVEPISLWDNKVDGEIDGEVSFFIGQPLLNTKEENISLIKKLKDLIPFDYYFPHPAEDYRVDGVNYVESELIFEDYVFKSLSNKKVIIYTFFSSVAFNLLSHPNVEIRFIRTSIPRWQFCYDSFPELGLTIYKEI
- the lsgA gene encoding lipooligosaccharide flippase LsgA, whose amino-acid sequence is MKVFKDSVIYLVGELSSKLVPFLLLPYLSRKLGVEGYGSLSYYQTFLSLFLIVVSLTQEGAISRYFYFYGKRSLNLVVNTGYAYTTIIGSIILIGCWIAQSEILFYAALSSIFQSFLNVQLSVRQCQKKAWSYAFIQFSLTVTGAVFTVALLEYYQNDLVQKRILAILLSNLVVWLFSYFLYRKSATSKKYQFKHYQSALFYILGFGLPLILHHASFFLKGQLDRIFIYHKFSETDLGLYAMGAQLALVVSIAIQALNKAIIPYFYEALKQKKLVIQQLHKWALFSFLLIPIPALIMWIIPEDVLVWILGSQFMGTKYYFILFLISTTLSIPYLILVNYLFYYGKNKLISQCSVLSTIIYVASLVALTFTEIKYIPYAGIIGSLSIIPILYFMTSKVSKTL
- a CDS encoding YdcF family protein — encoded protein: MLELGKLLTALIAPPLNTFVLLIIAAIFYRVHFKKLAKFIAFISFTWLYVMSAPFTGLLLTDNDDSPALTLDDYKQAQAIVILGGGSYPTKELYAETASGAPQLERLRYAAFLQKETGLPVLTTGYSLIGISEGDLMAKELNQFFNVPTQWIENKASNTEENASFTKNILVKDNIQKIILVTNQWHMKRAKYLFEKQGFDVLPAAAASYGSKGNLSAKSFVPDLGALNSNMVLLKEWIGYWKAHYAQ
- the hypF gene encoding carbamoyltransferase HypF, which produces MNGIELRIKGKVQGVGFRPFVWLLANEHGLKGDVNNDGQGVLIRFVNPEKEALTHFLKDLQEKLPPLALITDIQQCEKHWENPPHFAEFVIRESENNAMDTQIVPDAATCPACVEDLFNPENRRYHYPFTNCTHCGPRFTIIKKIPYDRKNTSMSDFPFCPDCEHEYKNPADRRFHAQPNACPVCGPHIWLQDTEHQLATHQTALKQTALLLKEGKILAIKGLGGFHLACDAQNFDAVQLLRDRKHRPSKPLAIMVPSLDFLQNLTETEIKLLTSTAAPIVLLQKNKVSNLAENIAPNLNEIGVMLPSNPLQHLLLREINQPLVMTSANPSGEPPVLDNESAVKKLSNLADFYLCHNRDILQRTDDSLVRASFDGMETLRRARGYVPDEMLLKTENTKNILALGSDLKNTFCLLKQNKAVVSQHIGDTANELVQQQLENNIDLFCQIYQFKPDLIVVDAHSGYFSSKMGKNLAQKLSVPYVEVLHHHSHIAAVLAEHRCDEKVIGLALDGIGMGANGQLWGGECLLVDGEQSQHLGGLPAVALPGGDLAATQSWRNWLAHLQKFVPNWREIAAKTCSKLPWEPLSNAIERNLNSPLISSAGRLFDAVAYGLGIVSDKLSWEGEAACYLEALATQSDFIKDEKSAVNIQVKMPIKNNQLDLATFWQSWLAYNDSKENKAFVFHYALAKGFAELARQQAKRHNCKTIVLSGGVMHNQLLRRLLKQALAEFNVLSAHQYPMGDGGLSLGQAMIASRLSS
- a CDS encoding helix-turn-helix domain-containing protein; translated protein: MKVNEKIKFLRESKHLSQEEMANKLGMSTNGYAKIERGETRLNIPKLEQIVNILDMDIIELMSVGERNVVLFQESDSNINIIGSSHGLTFELAQLKTELAHKEELLTHKNEIIEMQRKEIARLNKLLGEVE
- a CDS encoding DUF805 domain-containing protein, coding for MNWYIQVLKNYATFSGRARRKEYWMFALIHFVVFIILSILDGALGMITESGFGILSGIYGLATLLPAWAVCVRRLHDTNRSGWWVLISIIPLIGFIVLLVFMCLDSKPEANKYGDATK
- the hycI gene encoding hydrogenase maturation peptidase HycI; this encodes MNENVILTVGNTMMGDDGAGPYLAQLCSENPLPNWTALDGGSAPENLVHQIRAMKPKRLIIFDATEMELPVGKIRIIDKELIAEMFFVSTHNLPLNFLIEQLEEDIPEVIFIGIQPDLVSFGFPMTEAVKSAVEFFYGFLRDHGDLSEITRL
- a CDS encoding formate hydrogenlyase maturation HycH family protein; the encoded protein is MTTQVFFYLLNERFVENDEQVPEQAKQVMYYSLAIGHHVGVIDCFKKLLICDYADYQRFVDTFPEGDAKRKFAGLMKFGEIVIDSSHVNLLAKALDENRANFSPEHQKWVDILMDTLASIQREPVMYIMVKRRDE